TACGACATTTCCGAGGAGTTTAGCTTCAGTCTTAGTATTCCTTTCATCAGACAGGAAACAGAGCATATCAGCAGTGTGCCCGGCTTTAGCGACTTCATTATCGTAAGTGAAGGCCTAGGCGACATCGAAGCAGCCATATCATGGTTAACATGGTCGAATCATCACAACAGCTTACTCTTTAGCTTAGGCTTGAGTATACCCACCGGATCTATCGACGAGAAAGGACGCACCCCGCGTGATGCGACTCAGGACACTCAACTGCCATACACGATGCAACTGGGCTCAGGCACCTACGACATCAAACCCTCAATTGCATATACGGGTAAAACTGGCGCGTGGAACTACGGAGCGGGCTTGAATCTAACCCTACGCACAGCTGAAAACTCACGTGATTATCGCCTCGGCAATGTGTATCAAGGTAGTATTTGGACACGTTACGAACTTGCCGAATGGATCCAGCCATCCTTCCGCATCAATGGCATTGTCTGGGATCGTATCAGTGGGCAAGATGATGAGATCACCGTGCCCGGCGCCTTCCCCTACCCCGCCGCAGTCACCAACCCGGACTACTTCGGTGGCACTAAACTCTTGGCGCAGTTCGGATTACGCTTACGAGACCCCAATGGCTGGCTCAAAAACTCTTTTCTAGAGCTCGAAGCGGGTGCCCCCTTCTATCAGAAACTAAATGGCCCACAGCCATCAGAAAACTGGCGTTTCTCAGCAAGCCTAGTGCTTAACTTTTGAAGGATGTCAGCCAAGCAGCCCATAACAATCAGTCTGATCTGTGCCATATACTTGGCCCTATCAACAAACGTGGGCACTGCGTCTAATGACAGAGCGATTATAGAGGAAAACGATGGTAAAGCACTGCTCATTTACAATATTGCCAAGTTCACAGTATGGCCCTCCGAAGGAAGCAATCAGTCCGCTCCATTTATCTTTACTCTATGGAATGACCATGCACTCAGCGACGCATTCCGGAATATTGAAGGCCTACAGGCTCAAGGCCGTCCGATTCGAATCAATCACCATGAACAGGATCGCGCACCGATTGATTGCAAAGTCCTCGTGATACCCGGTCATCAGCTACAGGCATTCATACAGTCCAAAGAGCTGCTCCTCATAAGGCCAGTGCTCACAGTCACCACAGATACAAGCGTATTCGAAGCAGGTGCGATGGTGCTCATCGAAGTGCTGGACGACCATCTGTCTTTTTCGGTCAATCTGGCAGCCCTCAAAGCAAGCGGGCTCGAAATCAGCGGCAACCTGCTGCGCCATGCGAGAAAGGTGAACTTCTAACAGATCATGCCCAAGCGCTTCTCACAACTTCCCGTAAGAAACAAGCTGACGCTGATCATTACCTGCGCCGCACTCTTCGCGGTGAGCTTGAGCGGCATGATTACGATCATCACACAAGCTCAAGCCGTGAACAATGGCTTGCAACGCGAAATCGAGACGACAACTGAACTTCTCGCTTCAAACGTAGCCGCATCTCTTTACTTCAATTCGATATCTGAAGCCGAAAAAACACTGTCCGCACTTAGATTCAAAAAAC
The nucleotide sequence above comes from Coraliomargarita algicola. Encoded proteins:
- a CDS encoding YfiR family protein → MALSTNVGTASNDRAIIEENDGKALLIYNIAKFTVWPSEGSNQSAPFIFTLWNDHALSDAFRNIEGLQAQGRPIRINHHEQDRAPIDCKVLVIPGHQLQAFIQSKELLLIRPVLTVTTDTSVFEAGAMVLIEVLDDHLSFSVNLAALKASGLEISGNLLRHARKVNF
- a CDS encoding transporter, producing the protein MNHLKYHYLLCLYLAAGLSAFGQSPPVDLIDLSLGDLLNAKIIRSQSNQMTPASLDASSVASAPGHFESNRFHFSLSYIDVKFETYKDGSDDLSTSDVLWSGAGSGEVRTDDNFPVVPTKIYQQAMQFKGAYDISEEFSFSLSIPFIRQETEHISSVPGFSDFIIVSEGLGDIEAAISWLTWSNHHNSLLFSLGLSIPTGSIDEKGRTPRDATQDTQLPYTMQLGSGTYDIKPSIAYTGKTGAWNYGAGLNLTLRTAENSRDYRLGNVYQGSIWTRYELAEWIQPSFRINGIVWDRISGQDDEITVPGAFPYPAAVTNPDYFGGTKLLAQFGLRLRDPNGWLKNSFLELEAGAPFYQKLNGPQPSENWRFSASLVLNF